The genomic segment TCAGCGGGACCTTCTTTCCCGTGGCCGGACTGCCGGTCTGGGCTCAGATTGTTGCCTGGGCCTCTCCATTGTACCATCTCGTGGAACTCTCCAGATGGGCGGTCATGGGCCGGATGGAGAGCTCAGCCCTTATCAGCCTGGGCTATTTACTGCTTTTCAGCGGGGTGTTTTTCGGGCTGGCGGTTCGGGCCATGCGGCGGCGATTGATCAAATAGACACGAGGGCGAGTGCTCCGTGCCGGGGCGTTCCAACACGCATCCTTGCGCATTCTCAGGCATCCGTGCGCAGCTCGGCCTTGCGTTTTCTGGCCTTGACCCGCTGGACCGAAACCATGGCATCCAGTTCAAACTTGGCGACCTTGTAGCCCATCTGGCGTTGGGTCAGCCCCAGTTCCTTGGCGGCCCGGGCCTGGATCCAGTCATTGCGGCGCAGGGCCGCGATGACTTCCCGTTTTTCCATTTCCCGGAGCAGAGCCGGCTTGTCCGCCGCCACGGGCTGCTCCATTTTGGGAGCGGACCCGGCCGGGGTTTCCGCCCCTCCGGCAGCTGCGCGGGGAGAGAGGTAGGGCTGGATCAATTCCGGCTGGATACGGTCCAGCTCACTGAGGATGACCAGTCGCTCAATCAGGTTTTCCATTTCCCGGACATTGCCGGGCCAGTCGTAATTCTTGAGCAGCTCCAGAGCCTCCATGGAGAAGTGGATTTCCCGGTCGTATTCCCGACTGACTTTGCGCAGGAAGTGGATCAGCAGACCCTCGATGTCTTCCTTGCGTTCCCGCAGGGCCGGTGTATGGATGGGGAAGACGTTCAGCCGGTAGTAAAGATCCGGCCGAAAGGCACCCTGGTCGGACAATTTTTCCAGATCCTTGTTCGTCGCAGCCAGAATACGCACGTTGACCTTGCGCGTCTTGTTGCTGCCCAGGCGCTCGAATTCCTTTTCCTGGATGAACCGGAGCAGTTTGGCCTGAAGCCCCAAGGGCAGCTCGCCGACTTCATCCAGAAAGATGGTCCCCTTGTCCGCCTCTTCAAATTTGCCCGGCTTGGTGCCCATGGCTCCGGTAAAGGCTCCCTTTTCAAAGCCGAACAGTTCGGACTCCAGCAGGTTTTCCGGGATGGAGGCGCAGTTGACCTTGATGAACGGGAAGTTTTTCCGTTCCGACAAATCGTGGATGATCTGGCCGATCAAGGTCTTTCCGGTACCGGATTCGCCCTGGAGCAGGACCGTGGCCTTTGTCGGAGCGACCCGTTCGATCTGGCGCTGGACCTCCTGCATGGCCAGGCTGCGACCCACGATATACGGTCCATCCGAATTTTTGAAGACCTTGTAGCGCAGGGAGGCGTTTTCGGCCCGCAGTTCCTGGAACTTCTCGTTGAGGCTGATGAACTGGGCAATCAGTACGGCCACGACCTGGAGAAATTCGATGTCTTCCTGGGAGGAAACATGATCCTCGAAAAGCCGGTCCACGTTCAATACCCCGATGGCCTGTCCCTGGAGCATGATCGGAACGCCGATGAAGGTCAGGTGCTGCTTTTCCAGAGTTCGGGACTGGGTCTTGTTGAGAAACAGGGGTTCCTTGCGGATGTCCGGAATGGCGTAGGGCTTGCCGGTCTGGAAGATCTTGCCGGTTACCCCTTCGTCCAGACGATACACACCGCGGCGCATCTCCTCCTGGCTCATGCCGTGGGACGCGGTGATAAACAGCATGCCGGTCTTGCGATCCAACAGAGTCACCGTGGCCCGCTTCATGCTCAAGGTGTCCGAGAGAATTCGCAAGACCTCGATGAGGGTATTTTCCAGGTCAGGGAGGTTGGCGATGATTTCGCTGATACTGGATAAGACTTTTAACTTGAGGTCTCTGGTATCTAAAGGCATGCTTCGGGTATCGCAAAAAGTATTCCAAAAAAAAAAAATGTATAGTCGATTGAAATTAAATGAAATAAAAGTTGTGCTCGCGTGTCAAATCGGTTTTTCCCAGACAAAAATGCGCATTGGTGTCAAGATGGTTTACGTTATTGTAAAGTTTTTTTTAAAGGTGACGTCTGTACCTGGTCACGGCTTTGGGCTAGATTCCCGCTGTTTCGACGGTACCAATCGCGCACATTGAGATATTCGATCCCCGGAATGCCATGCCGCAGCACCGCCGTGCTGCGTCGCGGCGCCGCTATTCGGCAAGGGCTGGTTTGTTTGTTCAGGTGTTCCAAGACATCGCCAAAAACGTGACGCTGCCGTTCCTTCAACTCGAGTTGCTCTGAAGCTTATGTCTCCGGTGAAATCCATCAACGATCGCTGGGCCAAGCCCACTCTGCCGTCCATCATGAGCGGAGTCTTCGTGTTGGCGGTATTGGGAATGCTGCTGGGGATCGGGGCGGCTTTTGACTGGAACGTCGTGCACCTTCAGGCCGCGCAGTGGGCCAATGCCTGGTGGCTGGTGCCTGTTCTGATTGTTGGCCAGGCCCTGCCCTTTGCCTTTGCCTTGCCGGGTTCATTGATGTTTTTCGTCATTGGACTGCTGTACGATCCACTGCCAGCAACGGCGATGATCGCAGCAGGCGGTGTCCTGGGCAGCATGGCGGCCTACTGGTTGTCATGGCGCCTTGCGGACAGCTGGGTGCGGCGTGTTCAGCATCAGCGGCTCTTCCAGTTGCTGCAAAGAAATT from the Desulfonatronum thioautotrophicum genome contains:
- a CDS encoding sigma-54 interaction domain-containing protein — its product is MPLDTRDLKLKVLSSISEIIANLPDLENTLIEVLRILSDTLSMKRATVTLLDRKTGMLFITASHGMSQEEMRRGVYRLDEGVTGKIFQTGKPYAIPDIRKEPLFLNKTQSRTLEKQHLTFIGVPIMLQGQAIGVLNVDRLFEDHVSSQEDIEFLQVVAVLIAQFISLNEKFQELRAENASLRYKVFKNSDGPYIVGRSLAMQEVQRQIERVAPTKATVLLQGESGTGKTLIGQIIHDLSERKNFPFIKVNCASIPENLLESELFGFEKGAFTGAMGTKPGKFEEADKGTIFLDEVGELPLGLQAKLLRFIQEKEFERLGSNKTRKVNVRILAATNKDLEKLSDQGAFRPDLYYRLNVFPIHTPALRERKEDIEGLLIHFLRKVSREYDREIHFSMEALELLKNYDWPGNVREMENLIERLVILSELDRIQPELIQPYLSPRAAAGGAETPAGSAPKMEQPVAADKPALLREMEKREVIAALRRNDWIQARAAKELGLTQRQMGYKVAKFELDAMVSVQRVKARKRKAELRTDA
- a CDS encoding TVP38/TMEM64 family protein → MSPVKSINDRWAKPTLPSIMSGVFVLAVLGMLLGIGAAFDWNVVHLQAAQWANAWWLVPVLIVGQALPFAFALPGSLMFFVIGLLYDPLPATAMIAAGGVLGSMAAYWLSWRLADSWVRRVQHQRLFQLLQRNSNFLMLSAMRTFPGFPHSVINYGSGLLHVPWKRFIFSAAVGYLIKGLLYTSILHSVVDADEAADLFTLEVLWPLVVLAVLFVAGFGLQKWFGVSKARNSS